The Amphiura filiformis chromosome 13, Afil_fr2py, whole genome shotgun sequence genome segment tttccccaggcaaaataagaactaataaaataaaataaaataaaataataattcacCGTAGCCAAAAATGTTCGATCTTGGGATCTATGGTCAATGCTGCCTTGGTATTTTTTATAACCGAACTATTGActgatgaatattaattaaatgtAAAATTGCATCGGTCAATACATTACATAGAaagaggaaaatcactaaaactAACAATCAATTACCTGATATTTAATAAGTAATAAGGATTGACCAAGCATTGATGGTCAATCAATAGACAGAAAAAAATTTGGCTCCATTGCCTAAGCAGATCATTGGACTTGACTGAATATTTTCCGTGCTAATTGGTCGTAATGTGGATCAGGCGTGTGAatctttttttagatgtttaaatattgttttgttcgAAAATATACCTTGCAGCATTAATAAATACaagtaaatgtttatttttgtttgtgcGCAATCTAGTGCAACTGACAAGAGATGAACATGCTGAATTAACACATAAGCCAGCATATGCTGAAAAGCAGGCTGCATCACCACCTTCATCTACTCCAGCACAACCAGGAACGCACACACCAACTGTTTCCAGTTTGGCAAAGACCAAACCAGCACTAAAACCAAAACCATTGGTGAAAGCAAAACCAGCATTGAAAGTTAAACCTCTTACTCCACTTAAACCAATACTCAAGCCAAAACCACTGATACCTAGTAAAATCAAAGGACAACCAACTTTCATTCCAGCTCAACGTAAGTATATGTAAAATAAAAACTTATTAATATATTACTTTCCCCTAGTGCATAAAAGTTTACTACTACAAGACACTATACTAGCTTTATTCTGTGTCCATTTAGCATGCCATAGAGCTAAAGTTAATCTAAAGTATTTGCCATGAGAAAATAGTTTGTATATAGGATATGATCTTGGATCATGTCGTGTCTTGTCCAGACGACAATATAGTCACCACTGTGAAATTGTTGAAAATACCTTGTTTGGTCACTACACatgtatatgtgatgcaatcaagcaaatctTGTTTGTGACACTTTTGTTGAAGCATGGTTGAAGCCAATAATCATGCTGTGTTTGAAAACCAAAAATTGTTAagatcttaaccctaaccgcctaggggctttttggcgacgggaagggaaagaaggaaagaataaagagagaaaagaaggaaagaagttgtttgctctgggtgggattcaaacccgagacccctcgcatgccaagcactcggtcggcgacactttgccacgggtcttgggcttcgctggccagcgaaaccgtgcctatatatcacttagggcgattgcgtcatcacaccacgtgggatgcatgtacgaacagcgcatatatcaagtagtattttgtagtattcaggagcgttagggttaaggaagcctatactgagtttcgatagtggtaacctaaccctaaccgcctaggggcttttagctgacgggaagggaaagaaggaaagaataaagagagaaaagaaggaaagaagttgtttgctctgggtgggattcgaacccgagacccctcgcatgccaagcactcggtcggcgacactttgccatgggtcttgggcttcgctggccagcttaaaccgtgcctatatatcacttagggcgattgcgtcatcacaccatgtgggatgcatgcacgaacagcgcatatatcaagtagtattttgtagtattcaggagcgttagggttaaaaGGTAGTCCTATAGGAGATATATTAAAGCGATGGAATCATTTAGTGTCAGATTTAAAAGTAAATCGAGAGCATTAATGTGGAAACCCTTTGTTTATGTAACTTTACTTTTCAGTGAAAGTGCCGGCTACAGACCCTGATTCGTATTATCGCGTTTATAAAGCACTACACCTTGTTGCACACGAGGCGATACCATGTGTAGACAGATGTCTCTCAACTTGGCACGCAAACCAGGCATTACCATCCTGCACAGGACAGTGTCCGATTGGAAAGAAACCTAAACCACCAGTATCATGTCAGAATTGCTTGGCTTGGTGTCAAGCTGTAGAAGGTGCTTTATATAACCAACCACCCAAAGTGAGATTACAAGTAACATGGTCTAATGTCAACTCCTCTGGGCTGGGGAAGACATATTTGGAAGTCGCCAAGGCGTTTGTACTACGATTACCACATAAGCAAACCAGTGCTGGAGCAAGCAGTACATGCAATCAGTATAACAGCATGTCAGATTTCGACTCAGCATCTCTCTTGATGATAATGGCAAAGTTTGCTGGGTTTCATAATGGGACAAAGGCCAGTTACGATACCATCATGAAGGTTGGTTACTTTTCTTGACTTTCTAATTTACCTATCCACTGATAAAGTGGTGAAAAGTGCTCAGATTAATATGTGGAAGCCCCGGGGGACTCAAGTTTGGGTTTGGGA includes the following:
- the LOC140168763 gene encoding uncharacterized protein, which translates into the protein MSDKVTVRKILIEVARGLVEENLPLSDILDDLELEDTIDASERDAIDEAQGKDQLKKLCDFLKKKSDLPLAYSTFRKQLMNHTRDSYDKIVKPIEDKHNYNKVQLTRDEHAELTHKPAYAEKQAASPPSSTPAQPGTHTPTVSSLAKTKPALKPKPLVKAKPALKVKPLTPLKPILKPKPLIPSKIKGQPTFIPAQLKVPATDPDSYYRVYKALHLVAHEAIPCVDRCLSTWHANQALPSCTGQCPIGKKPKPPVSCQNCLAWCQAVEGALYNQPPKVRLQVTWSNVNSSGLGKTYLEVAKAFVLRLPHKQTSAGASSTCNQYNSMSDFDSASLLMIMAKFAGFHNGTKASYDTIMKVAGIRNELSHMTLQEDMQIDDQKVKQYFQEIKT